The nucleotide window ATTGAGTGCATTTCCAGATTTCCAAAGTCCAATTAACTTCTGCTGTCGATCGCAGTTGTGTTTCAGAGCAGTTTCACCATTCAAGTCTACTTGCTTTTCGGTGCTAGCCACAAACGCGATCGCTTCGGTAGGATTCAGGGTAGCTGTGAAGGTAGCAGCGTGGAGGTGATCTTCTTTGTCACTTAGTCCTCGGTACTGTTCTACAGCTAATTCAAATCTATAGTACCAATTGTGATTCAATGAGACATCGCCTCTATCGGCACACAAATATAGGGGTACAGCACCAGGATAGGCGGTTACGCAAACCCCTTGAGGTACACTGTCAATGGACATTCGCCAGCTATCAGCTTGGGTACTACCATGATCTTCGCGGTAGTTTACCATTGCTTTAACCTTCAGCTTCAGGGGTTGAGTGCCACGACGCAAGGTATATTGAACATAAGTAGTATTTGCTCCTTGCTGCATCCACACCCGTTTTTCTAACAGGGCATCAGCCATAGCAAAACGCCAGACAGGGATAGTCCCTTCCAGAGCAAAACTCTCTAGGTATTGGTAGCCTTCAGGACTGATGATACCATCTGCCCAACGGTTAGTATGAAGAGGATAGCAGCGATCGCCATCGCCATATTGTGCTGTTTCATCTAGCTTTGTCAACAGCAAAGTCCGCCCTAAAGGTGGTTCTAAAGCTGCCATTAGTAAGCCATGATAGCGACGAGTTAGCACCCCTGCGACAGTTCCAGAGGCATAACCACCAATGCCATTGGTGACTAACCATTCCTTCGATTCAGCTAGATCCAGTCTGCCACAAATTTCCCGCCCAAATTCCAGAGACATCATCAACCTCCGAGGTCAAGAGATCGAAATCTTGCACATTACCTAGCGATCGCTATTATAGTTAGGGTCGATGCCCATATTACTATGGGACACCTCCCCTTCAGAACGTAGCGTGCAACTTTCACCGCACTACGCTCCTAGTTTGACATCTACTAAATCGGGATTAACCCGTTTTTCGGACTCACATCTTCTACCATGATTGGTTTGATGTAGATGACATTCGCGGTGCAGAACTTCCAGATTATTGGCTTTCCAATTGGCATGGTTGCCATCTTTATGGTGTAATTCTGCAATGTCACCCGAATAGAACATTAGACCGCAGTGGGCACACCTGTGATTCTGTTTCTTCAGGACTTTAGCCGTTATACCGTCGTAATTAGCATTTTCTCTCTTTGACCAGTAAGCTAAATCGCCATCGAACGGGGATTTTGTACCCGTGACGTTGACAAACCTGCACGCCGCCCATTTTACAGATGGAAATGCTTTCTTTAAAACCCTATTGGTTTGGTATCGGTCGTATCTCCCTTGTTTGCGAATGAACTTCCACGTCCAGTAGTTTAAACTCCATAGGTCGTGTTGACTCATATCGCAGAATCGATGGTAATTTCTCCAACCTCTTATCACCGCGCCACATTTATCGATGCGTTCTTCGAGGGTGAATCGACTATCCTTCATCACTTCTTTCACTTTTGTCTTAATTCCTTTCACGGATTTCTGACTTGGTGTAGAGATGAATTTACCATTGGGTTTAACACAGAAATTCCACCCAAGATAATCGAACCCATCAGTGCTTTTAATCACTTTGGTTTTAGCTTCTTTTACTTTTAACCCTCTTGTCGCCAAGAATTGGTCAATGCGTTCTCTAAGGATGTTTTCGTCGTCTTCAGGATTGAGGATGTACACAACGTCATCCGCGTAACGGAATCCTTTTAGTGCATCTAGATAAGTGCCCCCGTTTTTAACTTTGTATCTCAATTCATATTCCACATTTTCTAGTCCATGAAGAACTATATTTGCGAGTAATGGGCTGATTACTCCGCCTTGAGGGGTTCCTGTTTCTGAGGACGGGAATTCTCCTCGGACTCCGGCTTTAATTGCTCGAAAAAGTCCTTGTTTGGCTGCTCTGGGAAGTTGGACAGATTGCATTAGGAATTTGTGGTCAATCTTGTCAAAACACTTTTCAATATCGAGTTCGAGGATTCTTTTGTGTATACCCTTAGCGTTAGCTTTGAGTTGATTAAAGATTCCTTGCTGGACATCGTGGCAGCTTCTTCCTGGTCTGAACCCATAAGAATGGGCGTTGAATTCGGCTTCGGCTGCTGGTTCCAGAGCATATTTGAGAAGGCATTGATAAGCTCTATCGCTGATGGTGGGAACGCTACAAGCAGACTGCACAAAATTACAACTCTTTTTCGGAAAGCGCGACTATCATAAATCCCATTCACCCTTTGCACGAGCAATCCCTGAGTGTGCATCGGATTCGTCAGAATGGGAAACTGACCCAAGTCATCTTTGAACATCCAGATGGTGGACTCATTTCAGTGCCGATGAGTGAAACCAGCTTAGAACTGTCACCACCATCTCTACAAATTGCAGGTGTAACTCCGCCATTCGACCCCAAAAAATTACTGCAATTAACTGTCTTGGTATCTAATTTCAGATCGACTGTTTCCACACAAACAGAAGATGAAGAGGTAGTTCACCCAGAAATCGATGCCAAAACCGCCTCTAACACCCAAAATCAAAATTGTCGCCAGCCACCCCAACCGAGAGCAATTGATCGGACTGACCGCTCAGTTAGTCGCGAAAATCCTCGACCAAAAAGTGACGTTGTTAATGCCAACGAGGAGGGAAATTGATGGTTGAGCGAAAAATCGGTCAAGCTCATCTATCCCGACGAGCCGTAGTTTATCTCAGGCAGTCTACAGCCCACCAAGTCGAGTCGAATCGTGAAAGTACAATCCGCCAATATGCTCTGGCTGAACGCGCCCGTGAACTAGGTTGGGATCAAAGTCTGATTCAAATACTAGATGGAGATTTAGGCAAAAGTGGTCAAAGCACCACAGGGCGAGCCGATTTTCATCAGCTAATGGCAGCAGTTGGTTTGGGAGAAGTCGGTGCGGTTTTGGCATTAGAAGCCTCCAGATTTTCTCGTTCTCAGGCAGATTGGCATAAACTGATAGATATCTGTGCCCTGACAGATACTCTAGTCATTGACCATGATGGGATTTACAACCCGAATGATTTTAATGACCGAGTGTTGTTAGGCTTCAAAGGCACTTGGAGTCACACCGAACTGCATGGAATGCGTCTACGCTTGCAGGGAGCCAAACTCAATAAAGCCAAAAAAGGGGAACTGCGTTGTACTCCACCGACTGGCTATGTTTACGACCCAGATGGTTTATTAGTACTTGACCCAGATGAAAGTGTAGTCGCCGCCATCCGTTTGGTTTTTGAGCAGTTCCAGTTGTTGAGAACAGCCTTTAAAGTCATGCGCTACTTTGCCCAAAATCAGATTCCTTTCCCCAGAAGGACTTGGCGACCAGGAGAAAGTGGGACACTGAGATGGGGACCAACCAACCTCAGTCGGATTTTAGCCATTTTACACAATCCAACTTATACTGGCACCTATGTCTATGGCAGACGGCGCACGACTTCAGTGATTCAATCGGGAGAAATTGCCAGCCACAGGACTACAGCCAGACCGCCTGAAGAATGGATTGTCACGATTCGGGATGCTCACCCCGCTTACTTGAGTTGGCAGCAATACCAAGATAATGAAGCACAATTGACCCGTAATCTAGGTAACCAAATTGTGGAGGGACGTTCTGGGTCAGCCAGAGTCGGGGCGGCTTTGTTACAGGGGCTACTCATTTGTGGTCAATGTGGACGGCGCATGAGTCCCCGCTATCACGGCAACGGTGGCAAGAGGGTTACTTATCAGTGTGACCAACGTAGAAGTCAAGATGGACTGCACGGCATTTGTTGGAGCGTTCCAGGTGCATCTATTGAAGAGGCGATTATCAGCCATTTGTTCGCTGTCCTCACCGAAAGTAATCTGGACATTCAGTTTGGCTCTCCCCGACCACCACCAACCAGGAACGCAAAGAAATGCTAGGTTTGCTGGTCAAGCAAGTCGCTATCACCCCAGAAGAA belongs to Merismopedia glauca CCAP 1448/3 and includes:
- a CDS encoding group II intron reverse transcriptase — protein: MQSACSVPTISDRAYQCLLKYALEPAAEAEFNAHSYGFRPGRSCHDVQQGIFNQLKANAKGIHKRILELDIEKCFDKIDHKFLMQSVQLPRAAKQGLFRAIKAGVRGEFPSSETGTPQGGVISPLLANIVLHGLENVEYELRYKVKNGGTYLDALKGFRYADDVVYILNPEDDENILRERIDQFLATRGLKVKEAKTKVIKSTDGFDYLGWNFCVKPNGKFISTPSQKSVKGIKTKVKEVMKDSRFTLEERIDKCGAVIRGWRNYHRFCDMSQHDLWSLNYWTWKFIRKQGRYDRYQTNRVLKKAFPSVKWAACRFVNVTGTKSPFDGDLAYWSKRENANYDGITAKVLKKQNHRCAHCGLMFYSGDIAELHHKDGNHANWKANNLEVLHRECHLHQTNHGRRCESEKRVNPDLVDVKLGA
- a CDS encoding DUF5372 family protein; translated protein: MHPLHEQSLSVHRIRQNGKLTQVIFEHPDGGLISVPMSETSLELSPPSLQIAGVTPPFDPKKLLQLTVLVSNFRSTVSTQTEDEEVVHPEIDAKTASNTQNQNCRQPPQPRAIDRTDRSVSRENPRPKSDVVNANEEGN
- a CDS encoding recombinase family protein, with product MVERKIGQAHLSRRAVVYLRQSTAHQVESNRESTIRQYALAERARELGWDQSLIQILDGDLGKSGQSTTGRADFHQLMAAVGLGEVGAVLALEASRFSRSQADWHKLIDICALTDTLVIDHDGIYNPNDFNDRVLLGFKGTWSHTELHGMRLRLQGAKLNKAKKGELRCTPPTGYVYDPDGLLVLDPDESVVAAIRLVFEQFQLLRTAFKVMRYFAQNQIPFPRRTWRPGESGTLRWGPTNLSRILAILHNPTYTGTYVYGRRRTTSVIQSGEIASHRTTARPPEEWIVTIRDAHPAYLSWQQYQDNEAQLTRNLGNQIVEGRSGSARVGAALLQGLLICGQCGRRMSPRYHGNGGKRVTYQCDQRRSQDGLHGICWSVPGASIEEAIISHLFAVLTESNLDIQFGSPRPPPTRNAKKC